From Achromobacter spanius, a single genomic window includes:
- a CDS encoding DUF1178 family protein, with amino-acid sequence MALKVFDLQCDHDHIFEGWFGSHEDYDAQQARGLVTCPVCGSATITKRLSAPRLNVAHLHAPAAQPLVPAGASDAEKMAALQAAVMRQVRALVRSTENVGPRFAEEARRIHEGDADDRPIRGTATVEEREALAEDGIDVMAVPDFLDDERLQ; translated from the coding sequence ATGGCTCTGAAAGTTTTTGACCTCCAGTGCGACCACGACCACATCTTTGAAGGGTGGTTCGGGTCGCACGAAGACTACGACGCGCAGCAGGCGCGCGGCCTTGTCACGTGCCCGGTCTGCGGGTCGGCCACCATCACCAAGCGCCTGTCCGCGCCCCGCCTGAATGTCGCTCACCTGCACGCGCCCGCGGCCCAGCCGCTCGTGCCGGCCGGCGCGTCCGACGCCGAAAAGATGGCGGCCCTGCAGGCCGCCGTCATGCGCCAGGTGCGCGCGCTGGTACGCAGCACTGAAAACGTCGGCCCCCGCTTCGCCGAAGAAGCGCGCCGCATCCACGAGGGCGACGCCGACGACCGCCCCATCCGCGGCACCGCCACGGTGGAAGAACGCGAAGCGCTGGCCGAAGACGGCATCGACGTGATGGCCGTGCCGGATTTTCTGGACGACGAACGGCTGCAGTAG
- a CDS encoding DUF2968 domain-containing protein: MNVQFIRGAARMALLGAALSGLAACASAQPEPPRPTVKQVEDTQAASTPVTPPAPPPAARPASTVSELQGLIQNRQVSELRTAYNGTYGASLLFKPDDLTYYVALFQQKDFWRVLKTKSDKQAEATYRAFVTQSAELAEVDIKRIKMQAENAHAEKLLASRSAELSALQADRTVRLQQEEQVAARQQQSREEATALAGQQKDVRQQLRDLQRQIDALQAQQAQVGNPAAQTRAK; this comes from the coding sequence ATGAACGTCCAATTTATCCGTGGCGCCGCCCGCATGGCGTTGTTGGGCGCGGCCCTGTCGGGTCTGGCCGCTTGCGCCAGCGCGCAGCCGGAACCGCCCCGGCCCACGGTTAAACAGGTCGAGGATACGCAGGCCGCCTCCACGCCCGTGACGCCGCCCGCGCCGCCGCCGGCCGCGCGTCCCGCTTCCACAGTGTCCGAGCTGCAAGGCCTGATCCAGAACCGCCAGGTGTCGGAGCTGCGCACGGCCTATAACGGCACCTACGGCGCCAGCCTGCTGTTCAAGCCGGACGACCTGACTTACTACGTCGCGCTGTTCCAGCAGAAGGATTTCTGGCGTGTGCTCAAGACCAAGTCCGACAAGCAGGCCGAAGCCACGTACCGCGCGTTTGTTACGCAGTCCGCCGAGCTGGCCGAAGTGGACATCAAGCGCATCAAGATGCAGGCCGAAAACGCGCATGCCGAAAAGCTGCTGGCCAGCCGCAGCGCTGAATTGAGCGCCCTGCAGGCTGACCGCACCGTGCGTCTGCAACAGGAAGAGCAGGTCGCGGCCCGTCAGCAGCAATCTCGCGAGGAAGCCACGGCGCTGGCCGGCCAGCAGAAGGACGTGCGCCAGCAACTGCGCGACCTGCAGCGCCAAATCGACGCCCTGCAGGCGCAACAGGCGCAAGTCGGCAATCCGGCGGCGCAAACCCGGGCCAAGTAG
- a CDS encoding sigma 54-interacting transcriptional regulator produces the protein MSENFAREEFDVYVWEGASDIASRAERCLAGMDVSLVRADAGTAFPPPRDASRRAVALVSVSVMGDKRFGGYDWLAAQGMPVIWVAAEARGRDPRFYPPEYSYTLPLSFTSADLRKLLTELLGTLNQLDRATPRREQPLIAVSAAMQDLLAEAEVYADCRSNVLIHGETGVGKERIARLLHDEAAWSAGPFVAVNCGAIPEGLFEAHFFGHAKGAFTGAIGAHKGYFEQAHGGTLFLDEIGDLPLYQQVKLLRVLEQNTVTRLGSTAEVPVDFRLVAATNKDLRMLVGQGEFRADLYYRLAVIELRIPNLEQRGPHEKAAIFRGLLLNQGVQDEPPPWLLDRVARTRYEGNVRELSNVAERVAIVRRQFQAWDQPRIERIFDQLAEPLRPAGTAPVRVDPASFTDAERAERERVLAALEANGWRRQDTAHTLGISRKVLWEKMRKLHLGAAQNESADGLAETT, from the coding sequence ATGAGCGAGAATTTCGCGCGCGAAGAGTTCGACGTGTACGTCTGGGAGGGCGCTTCCGACATCGCCAGCCGCGCCGAGCGCTGCCTGGCGGGCATGGACGTATCGCTGGTGCGGGCCGACGCCGGCACCGCGTTCCCGCCGCCGCGCGATGCGTCCCGGCGCGCGGTGGCGCTGGTGTCCGTGTCCGTGATGGGCGACAAGCGCTTCGGCGGCTACGACTGGCTGGCGGCGCAGGGCATGCCCGTCATCTGGGTGGCCGCGGAAGCGCGCGGACGCGATCCGCGTTTCTACCCGCCGGAATACTCGTACACGCTGCCGCTGTCCTTCACCAGCGCCGACCTGCGTAAGCTGCTGACGGAGCTGCTGGGCACCCTCAACCAGCTTGACCGCGCGACGCCCCGGCGCGAGCAGCCGCTGATCGCGGTGTCCGCGGCCATGCAGGACCTGCTGGCCGAAGCCGAGGTCTACGCCGACTGCCGCAGCAACGTGCTGATCCACGGCGAAACCGGCGTGGGCAAGGAGCGCATCGCGCGCCTGCTGCATGACGAGGCCGCGTGGAGCGCGGGTCCGTTCGTGGCGGTCAATTGTGGCGCCATTCCCGAGGGCCTTTTCGAAGCGCATTTCTTCGGCCACGCGAAGGGGGCATTCACCGGTGCGATCGGCGCGCACAAAGGCTATTTCGAGCAGGCCCACGGCGGCACGCTGTTCCTGGACGAGATCGGCGATCTGCCGCTGTATCAGCAGGTCAAGCTGTTACGGGTGCTGGAGCAGAACACGGTGACGCGGCTGGGTTCGACGGCGGAGGTGCCGGTGGACTTCCGTCTGGTTGCGGCCACCAACAAGGATCTGCGGATGCTGGTGGGGCAGGGCGAATTCCGCGCGGATCTGTATTACCGCCTGGCGGTCATCGAGCTGCGCATCCCCAATCTGGAACAGCGCGGTCCGCACGAAAAGGCCGCGATCTTTCGCGGCTTGTTGCTGAACCAGGGCGTGCAGGACGAGCCGCCGCCGTGGCTGCTGGACCGCGTTGCGCGCACGCGCTACGAGGGCAACGTGCGCGAACTGTCCAACGTGGCCGAGCGCGTGGCCATCGTGCGGCGGCAGTTCCAGGCCTGGGATCAGCCGCGCATCGAGCGGATCTTCGATCAATTGGCCGAGCCGCTGCGGCCAGCCGGCACGGCGCCCGTGCGGGTCGATCCCGCCAGTTTCACCGATGCCGAACGCGCCGAACGCGAACGCGTGCTGGCGGCGCTGGAAGCCAACGGCTGGCGCCGTCAGGACACCGCGCACACGCTGGGCATCAGCCGCAAGGTGCTATGGGAAAAGATGCGCAAGCTGCACCTGGGCGCCGCGCAGAACGAATCGGCCGACGGCCTTGCCGAGACGACATGA
- a CDS encoding pilus assembly protein TadG-related protein, translating into MSAGHPRPNPPSRQRGSMTVAAVFAVLVAAVLLGVLQLGYGAYMKREMQKAADLAALSAVQVLNLGASADCTRAAAAGRASALANLPNILDTFTAADLTVECKVWDPTRIDASGMHVFDAAGGQAYNAVRVAVRKQLANLVPGVGGVTASAAAVATRTPPVAAFTVGSRLLRLERGGLLSRLLATAGASPSQLDVLDAAGLASVNITPAGLLEALGLPLSAVAGVGTPEQLAALNSLTLGQLLNATLSVIDKQATASADVALLRNAINTVLAVMPLNLPVKLLGDGGVLDLHVAGGDASAALQADVNALNILETALVIANGSNLINLGLSVPLLGLDARVRIVEPPSVGVGGVGTQAISAGIRVYLRVNTTNIPLVGPLLANTLNTRVDLPIIIDVAQSTGTLRKLCEAPLAENQAVIDVTSAAASVCLGRFPGMTSATDSSAANFQSLTNRCEPSAFGAIGRHQVLNVLGILPLTARVTLPVFSSTAPVSVTLTEPPSPNATATVNATSVNLSKLASNLTDALIGGILGDLFNSGTPLTEAQRKDLATQLVGGDKNNAGKTISKVVNDMQWSKTAMDQLGARLTTGGLTGVLGGTLQLVGGILNSLLLAPLSDVTCALALTPDAIRQCRVNAVGTLALSGTEQVGGVLSVVMVLLDPLLSSLSVVLQQLLDVLGLSVGQTDVALISVDCGKPRLVY; encoded by the coding sequence ATGTCAGCCGGCCATCCTCGTCCCAACCCGCCGTCGCGGCAACGCGGCAGCATGACCGTCGCCGCGGTGTTCGCGGTGCTGGTGGCGGCCGTGTTGCTGGGCGTGCTGCAGCTGGGTTACGGCGCCTACATGAAGCGCGAGATGCAGAAGGCGGCGGACCTGGCGGCGCTGTCGGCGGTGCAGGTGCTGAATCTGGGCGCCAGCGCGGACTGCACGCGTGCCGCCGCCGCGGGCCGCGCGTCCGCATTGGCCAATCTGCCGAACATCCTGGACACGTTCACGGCCGCCGACCTCACCGTGGAATGCAAGGTGTGGGATCCCACGCGGATCGACGCCAGCGGCATGCACGTGTTCGACGCGGCGGGCGGGCAGGCGTACAACGCCGTGCGCGTCGCGGTGCGCAAGCAACTGGCCAATCTGGTCCCCGGCGTGGGCGGCGTCACGGCGTCGGCCGCGGCGGTGGCGACGCGAACCCCGCCGGTGGCCGCCTTCACGGTGGGATCGCGCCTTCTGCGGCTGGAGCGCGGCGGGCTGCTGTCGCGATTGCTCGCCACGGCGGGCGCCTCGCCGTCGCAGCTGGACGTGCTGGATGCCGCGGGGTTGGCCAGCGTCAACATCACGCCGGCTGGCCTGCTGGAAGCGCTGGGCCTGCCGCTGTCGGCCGTCGCCGGCGTCGGCACGCCCGAACAACTGGCCGCGCTTAACAGTCTGACGCTGGGCCAGTTGCTGAACGCGACGCTCAGCGTGATCGACAAGCAGGCCACGGCCAGCGCCGACGTGGCGCTGCTGCGCAACGCCATCAACACCGTCCTGGCCGTGATGCCGCTGAATCTGCCGGTGAAACTGCTGGGCGACGGCGGCGTGCTGGATCTGCATGTTGCCGGCGGCGATGCCAGCGCTGCGTTGCAGGCCGACGTCAATGCGCTGAACATTCTTGAAACCGCCCTGGTCATCGCCAACGGCAGCAACCTGATCAACCTGGGGTTGAGCGTGCCGCTGCTGGGCCTGGACGCGCGTGTGCGCATTGTCGAGCCGCCTTCCGTGGGCGTGGGCGGCGTGGGCACGCAGGCGATCAGCGCCGGGATCCGCGTCTATCTGCGCGTCAACACCACCAACATCCCGCTGGTCGGCCCCTTGCTGGCCAACACGCTGAACACCCGGGTGGACCTGCCCATCATCATCGACGTGGCGCAATCGACGGGCACGCTGCGCAAGCTGTGCGAGGCGCCGCTGGCGGAAAACCAGGCAGTGATCGACGTGACGTCGGCGGCGGCCAGCGTCTGCCTGGGGCGCTTTCCCGGCATGACGTCCGCCACGGACAGCAGCGCCGCGAACTTCCAGTCGCTCACCAATCGCTGCGAGCCCAGCGCGTTCGGGGCAATCGGGCGCCATCAGGTTCTGAACGTGCTGGGCATCCTGCCGCTGACGGCGCGGGTGACCCTGCCCGTGTTCAGCTCGACGGCGCCCGTGTCGGTCACCCTGACCGAGCCGCCATCGCCCAACGCCACGGCCACCGTCAATGCCACCAGCGTGAATCTGTCCAAGCTGGCCTCCAACCTGACGGACGCGCTGATTGGCGGCATCCTGGGTGACCTCTTCAACTCCGGCACGCCATTGACCGAGGCGCAGCGCAAGGACCTGGCGACTCAACTAGTGGGCGGCGACAAGAACAACGCCGGCAAGACGATCTCCAAGGTCGTCAACGACATGCAGTGGTCCAAGACCGCGATGGACCAGTTGGGCGCGCGCTTGACCACCGGCGGCCTGACCGGGGTGCTGGGCGGCACGCTGCAACTGGTGGGCGGCATCCTGAACTCGCTGCTGCTGGCGCCCCTCAGCGACGTGACCTGCGCGCTGGCGCTGACGCCGGATGCGATCCGGCAGTGCCGGGTGAACGCGGTCGGCACGCTCGCCCTGAGCGGCACCGAGCAGGTCGGCGGCGTGCTGTCGGTGGTCATGGTGCTGCTGGACCCTTTGCTCAGCTCGCTGTCCGTGGTGCTGCAGCAATTGCTCGACGTGCTGGGCCTGAGCGTGGGCCAGACCGACGTCGCCCTGATATCCGTGGATTGCGGCAAGCCCCGCCTGGTGTATTGA
- a CDS encoding DUF3613 domain-containing protein, producing the protein MTRSISHALLMLTCAAMAPCAGHAQTNAPLTGGMSAAPAAAESPTAMPDRPVVQQVQTPMPAASPAATATAAPVSSPAPATPEAFGDVTRGLLAAQADGRRAGNALPVLGQVSTAAWNRYVESFKQPIPVWFDRNVEIPSVQ; encoded by the coding sequence ATGACCCGTTCCATTTCACACGCACTTCTGATGCTGACTTGCGCCGCGATGGCGCCTTGCGCTGGACACGCGCAAACGAACGCGCCGCTGACGGGCGGCATGTCCGCCGCGCCGGCCGCCGCAGAATCTCCGACCGCCATGCCGGACCGGCCGGTGGTGCAGCAGGTGCAGACGCCGATGCCGGCGGCATCCCCGGCAGCAACCGCAACGGCTGCACCCGTGTCGTCGCCGGCCCCCGCCACGCCGGAGGCCTTTGGCGACGTGACCCGCGGGCTGCTCGCCGCCCAGGCTGACGGCCGGCGGGCGGGCAATGCCTTGCCGGTGTTGGGCCAGGTCTCCACGGCCGCGTGGAATCGTTATGTAGAGAGTTTCAAGCAGCCCATTCCCGTGTGGTTCGACCGGAACGTGGAAATCCCCAGCGTCCAATAG
- a CDS encoding tetratricopeptide repeat protein, which translates to MDGRIEKRSGAARCGLAVTVLVIAAGLAGCQTNKAESAWQLIQQQQQEQALMRQQEDEAENKRRPKEPELMLSLIVEAQRQDRYFASLAYIDGFEQKFGKDPRVAVLRAEALRQTGQTALSEAAYRALTTTDQAAEGWHGLGLIAGGRGQFDQAADYLGRAARQSPMDARILGDLGYARLRAGDPAGARVPLGQAAELTPDSGKVLANLAVLLLVQGDAVRAQQVMARAQLGEEARGQVLRLAAEIRGQLAPAPGASAASATRVSSGEQVVLPRMSPLMEGLGNGPIVR; encoded by the coding sequence ATGGACGGCAGAATCGAAAAACGGTCGGGCGCGGCGCGCTGCGGGCTTGCGGTCACGGTACTGGTGATCGCTGCGGGCCTCGCCGGATGCCAGACCAACAAGGCGGAATCCGCCTGGCAACTGATCCAGCAACAGCAGCAGGAACAGGCGCTGATGCGCCAACAAGAGGACGAGGCCGAAAACAAGCGGCGGCCCAAGGAGCCGGAGCTGATGCTGTCCCTGATCGTCGAGGCGCAACGCCAGGACCGGTATTTCGCGTCGCTGGCGTATATCGACGGCTTTGAGCAGAAGTTCGGCAAGGATCCGCGCGTGGCCGTCCTGCGCGCTGAAGCCCTGCGCCAGACCGGCCAGACCGCGTTGAGCGAAGCGGCCTATCGCGCGCTGACCACCACCGATCAGGCGGCCGAGGGCTGGCATGGCCTGGGCCTCATCGCCGGCGGGCGCGGGCAGTTCGACCAGGCGGCGGACTACCTGGGGCGGGCGGCCCGGCAGTCGCCGATGGACGCGCGAATTCTCGGCGACCTGGGCTATGCGCGGCTGCGCGCGGGTGATCCGGCGGGCGCGCGGGTGCCGCTGGGGCAGGCGGCCGAATTGACGCCGGATAGCGGCAAAGTGCTGGCGAACCTGGCGGTGCTGCTGCTGGTGCAGGGCGATGCGGTGCGCGCGCAGCAGGTGATGGCGCGCGCGCAACTGGGCGAGGAAGCGCGCGGACAGGTGCTGCGCCTGGCCGCCGAGATTCGCGGCCAGTTGGCGCCCGCGCCGGGCGCGTCTGCCGCATCGGCCACCCGGGTCTCCAGCGGCGAGCAGGTGGTGTTGCCCAGGATGAGCCCGCTGATGGAAGGGCTGGGCAATGGTCCCATCGTGCGTTAA
- a CDS encoding type II secretion system F family protein, whose protein sequence is MDTLQSWNASTVLAMALMLVAAGLVVLGLGMARRLRSQDRSRQVVDQALAAREGASASAAPREERRGRLAAAARMADTFGKRLSEGRLADALLAAEDRKLVDMAGYAQSGTARSRFVLIRFGLALILPVAVILLDWHKQLPQMPLRAFVAGFVAFAIGYMLPKWIVQRRLARRRRQAADELPLLIDLLRLLQGVGLSIDQSLQVLIKEFGQVLPVLASELRLASELYVRGRTREQSLARMATGFDNDDLSAICRLIAQVDQHGGAVQEPLNRFGERLRDKRRLELKEKVGKTTVKMTGVMIVTLLPALLIVTGGAGFIAVLRGLSRMGGM, encoded by the coding sequence ATGGACACCCTGCAATCCTGGAACGCGTCCACCGTGCTGGCGATGGCGCTGATGCTGGTGGCGGCCGGCCTGGTGGTGCTGGGCCTGGGCATGGCGCGGCGCCTGCGTAGCCAGGACCGCAGCCGCCAGGTGGTGGATCAGGCGCTGGCCGCGCGGGAAGGCGCTTCGGCATCGGCGGCGCCGCGCGAGGAAAGACGCGGCCGGCTGGCCGCGGCGGCGCGGATGGCGGACACGTTCGGCAAGCGCCTGAGCGAGGGCCGGCTTGCCGATGCGCTACTGGCCGCCGAAGACCGCAAGCTGGTCGACATGGCCGGCTACGCGCAGTCCGGCACCGCGCGTTCGCGCTTCGTCCTGATCCGGTTCGGCCTGGCGCTGATCCTGCCCGTGGCCGTGATCCTGCTGGACTGGCACAAGCAGTTGCCGCAGATGCCGCTGCGTGCATTCGTCGCGGGTTTCGTGGCGTTTGCCATCGGCTACATGCTGCCCAAGTGGATCGTGCAGCGCCGCCTGGCGCGCCGCCGCCGTCAGGCCGCCGACGAGCTGCCCTTGCTGATCGATCTGCTGCGTCTCTTGCAAGGCGTGGGTTTGTCGATCGACCAGAGCTTGCAGGTATTGATCAAGGAGTTCGGCCAGGTGCTGCCCGTGTTGGCTTCGGAGTTGCGGCTGGCGTCGGAACTGTATGTGCGCGGCCGCACGCGCGAACAATCGCTGGCCCGCATGGCCACGGGCTTTGACAACGACGACCTGTCCGCGATCTGCCGTCTGATCGCGCAGGTGGATCAGCACGGGGGCGCCGTGCAGGAACCGCTGAACCGCTTCGGCGAACGCCTGCGGGACAAGCGGCGCCTGGAGTTGAAGGAGAAGGTGGGCAAGACCACGGTCAAGATGACCGGCGTCATGATCGTGACGCTGCTGCCCGCCCTGTTGATCGTGACGGGCGGCGCGGGGTTTATCGCGGTGTTGCGCGGCTTGTCGCGCATGGGAGGGATGTGA
- a CDS encoding type II secretion system F family protein translates to MQDVMALLSLAAVLAVGAVLLWRHADRSARRAASSAFLDSQLARGREEAAGDAPFAEHAREFRSGHAGWDRLLRLAGLRQSAGLYLRIALPVVAGGALAWVFLGPLSGAVTFLLLAVFAYFLLWMRADKRQRRMISQLPAFLDNIVRLLTIGNSIAAAFRTAAAATDEPLREVVETAASLSNSKELDAALAHVSRMYGLKELYMVAAVVSLAMRFGGRSDQVLERMAAFMRDVAQARNELTASSAEVRLSAWILALLPVGVAGFIIVANNNLFMGLWEDPQGFKMLLTAVCLQIGGCYWLYRMAKAI, encoded by the coding sequence ATGCAGGACGTGATGGCGCTGTTGAGTCTGGCCGCGGTGCTGGCCGTGGGCGCGGTGCTGCTGTGGCGCCATGCCGACCGAAGCGCCCGCCGAGCCGCCAGCTCCGCGTTTCTGGACAGCCAACTGGCGCGCGGCCGGGAGGAGGCGGCAGGCGACGCGCCGTTTGCCGAGCACGCGCGCGAGTTCCGCAGCGGCCATGCCGGCTGGGACCGTCTGCTGCGTCTGGCCGGCCTTCGGCAAAGCGCCGGCCTATACCTGCGGATCGCGCTGCCCGTCGTCGCGGGCGGCGCGTTGGCCTGGGTCTTTCTCGGGCCGCTGTCGGGCGCGGTGACATTCCTGCTGCTGGCCGTGTTCGCGTACTTCCTGCTATGGATGCGGGCCGACAAGCGCCAGCGCCGGATGATTTCGCAGTTGCCCGCCTTCCTGGACAACATCGTGCGCCTTTTGACCATCGGCAACAGCATCGCCGCGGCGTTCCGCACGGCGGCGGCGGCCACCGATGAGCCGCTGCGCGAAGTGGTGGAGACCGCCGCCAGCCTGAGCAATTCCAAGGAACTGGACGCGGCGCTGGCGCACGTGTCCCGCATGTATGGCTTGAAGGAGCTGTACATGGTGGCGGCGGTCGTGTCGCTGGCGATGCGCTTTGGCGGCCGTAGCGATCAGGTGCTGGAGCGCATGGCGGCCTTCATGCGCGATGTCGCCCAGGCGCGCAACGAACTGACCGCCAGCTCGGCCGAGGTCCGGCTGTCCGCCTGGATCCTGGCGCTGCTGCCCGTGGGCGTGGCGGGCTTCATCATCGTGGCCAACAACAACCTGTTCATGGGTCTGTGGGAAGACCCGCAGGGCTTCAAGATGCTGCTGACCGCCGTCTGCCTGCAGATCGGCGGCTGCTATTGGCTGTATCGCATGGCCAAGGCCATCTGA
- a CDS encoding CpaF family protein translates to MIMTATIEFGGDGDKGFSASDRYQEVKTAAYEHLLSRIEELGAEFGRWARSAIQEFVDIEVASFVRMRRVAINESEMRAIAEALTKELAGLGPLEDLLADPAVEDILINGYDNVFVSRRGVLARESLRFTDNQHVLRIVRRILAPIGRRLDESSPMVDARLPDGGRLNVVIEPLAVDGPMVSIRKFRQDPLKPADLLTLGTFDEAIYRLLNEAVKNRCNILVSGGTSSGKTSLLNALAFFIPENERVVTVEDTAELSLNHPHVVRLESRQGGFDGSGAVTIRELIRNSLRMRPDRVVVGEVRGAEVMDMLQAMNTGHEGSMATIHANSPRECLYRIEMLAGFAGFQGSEDSLRRQIASALDFIVQIGRLSNGKRRVLSVTEITGMGDNVISTQELYRHDPFATPDGEERDRWNWLGIHPHTPKLAKLRSEARANDNAPDDRDGGGGFWSRRR, encoded by the coding sequence ATGATCATGACAGCGACGATAGAGTTCGGCGGCGACGGCGACAAAGGCTTCTCGGCGTCGGACCGCTACCAGGAAGTGAAGACGGCGGCCTACGAGCATCTGCTGTCCCGCATCGAGGAACTGGGCGCGGAGTTCGGCCGATGGGCGCGGTCGGCGATCCAGGAGTTCGTGGACATCGAGGTCGCGAGCTTCGTGCGGATGCGCCGCGTCGCGATCAACGAAAGCGAAATGCGCGCGATCGCGGAGGCGCTGACCAAGGAACTGGCCGGCCTGGGTCCGCTGGAAGACCTGCTGGCCGATCCAGCCGTCGAAGACATCCTGATCAACGGCTACGACAACGTCTTCGTCTCGCGCCGCGGCGTGCTTGCCCGCGAGTCGCTGCGCTTTACCGACAACCAGCACGTGCTGCGCATCGTGCGCCGCATCCTCGCGCCTATCGGCCGCCGGCTGGACGAATCCAGCCCGATGGTGGACGCGCGCCTGCCCGACGGCGGCCGCCTGAACGTGGTGATCGAGCCGCTGGCGGTGGACGGTCCCATGGTGTCGATCCGCAAGTTCCGGCAGGACCCGCTGAAGCCGGCGGACCTGCTGACGCTGGGCACCTTCGACGAAGCGATCTACCGCCTGCTGAACGAGGCCGTGAAGAATCGCTGCAACATCCTGGTGTCGGGCGGCACCAGCTCGGGCAAGACGTCGCTGCTGAACGCGCTGGCGTTCTTCATTCCCGAGAACGAGCGCGTGGTGACGGTGGAAGACACCGCGGAACTGTCGCTCAACCATCCGCACGTGGTGCGGCTGGAATCGCGCCAGGGCGGCTTTGACGGCAGCGGCGCGGTGACGATCCGCGAGCTGATCCGCAACAGCCTGCGGATGCGGCCGGACCGCGTGGTGGTGGGCGAAGTGCGCGGCGCCGAGGTCATGGACATGCTGCAGGCCATGAACACCGGCCACGAAGGATCGATGGCGACCATCCACGCGAACTCGCCGCGCGAATGCCTGTACCGGATCGAGATGCTGGCCGGCTTTGCCGGATTCCAGGGCAGCGAGGACAGCCTGCGCCGGCAGATCGCCAGCGCGCTGGATTTCATCGTGCAGATCGGCCGCCTGTCCAACGGCAAGCGCCGCGTGCTGTCGGTGACCGAAATCACCGGCATGGGCGACAACGTCATCTCCACGCAGGAGCTTTACCGCCACGACCCGTTTGCGACGCCCGACGGCGAGGAACGGGACCGCTGGAACTGGCTGGGCATCCATCCCCACACGCCCAAGCTGGCCAAGCTGCGCAGCGAGGCGCGCGCCAACGACAACGCGCCGGACGACCGCGATGGCGGCGGCGGCTTCTGGAGCCGGAGGCGCTGA
- a CDS encoding pilus assembly protein CpaE gives MTNMKTHASEGVGLQNGTRFLFCSQGSAIAAQLGMALGDLGVLTQESPRIEELARRLTELAPQVVFLDFSLSDDEPGKLFKSAELARLLARIAPTLPRVAVGYVSQPEGAIAALRAGAVDFVDPSVAPQEVRDVVLRVLDRPSGGRMDGTRRSVVLLGARPGVGTSTLAVHLAGMVQDRLKLTYNQRAAKASQPPGEPLPLSSRVALMDLGWPVGDCQLYLNIGGDFDFAEAARNLRRLDSTLLGSAMAHTANGLSVLSLPRDLGQMREVSQSDSLLVFERMRQHFSVVVADAGGFTNAEFVSGLARNSQLNWIVTDQSVGALVSLAGLLQELEHLHVDRSTLGLIVNRYDERYGMTAKQISERFNLELVGTLPDRTLPLMVCTNRGHLLHEEAERDVYVRAVQTLAERLCAEENAPGGHASWLATWLPGVHRRMVIG, from the coding sequence GTGACCAATATGAAGACACATGCCAGCGAAGGAGTGGGCCTGCAGAACGGCACGCGGTTTCTGTTTTGTTCTCAGGGCAGTGCGATTGCCGCGCAATTGGGGATGGCGTTGGGCGACCTGGGCGTGCTCACCCAGGAGTCGCCGCGCATCGAGGAACTGGCGCGGCGCCTGACCGAGCTTGCGCCGCAGGTGGTGTTCCTGGATTTCTCATTAAGCGACGACGAACCCGGCAAATTGTTCAAGTCCGCTGAACTGGCGCGGCTCCTGGCGCGCATCGCGCCGACGCTGCCGCGCGTGGCGGTCGGCTACGTAAGCCAGCCCGAGGGGGCGATCGCCGCCCTGCGTGCGGGCGCGGTTGATTTCGTCGATCCGTCCGTGGCGCCGCAGGAGGTTCGGGATGTGGTGCTGCGCGTGCTCGACCGGCCGTCGGGCGGGCGCATGGACGGCACGCGCCGCAGCGTCGTGCTGCTGGGCGCGCGTCCCGGCGTGGGTACCAGCACGCTGGCCGTGCATCTGGCAGGCATGGTGCAGGACCGCCTGAAGCTGACGTACAACCAGCGCGCCGCGAAAGCGTCTCAACCACCGGGCGAGCCGCTGCCGCTGTCCAGCCGCGTGGCCCTCATGGACCTGGGCTGGCCGGTGGGCGATTGCCAGCTTTACCTGAACATCGGCGGCGACTTCGATTTTGCCGAGGCGGCGCGCAATCTGCGCCGCCTAGATTCCACGCTGCTCGGATCGGCGATGGCGCACACCGCCAACGGCCTGAGCGTGCTGTCGCTGCCGCGCGATCTGGGGCAGATGCGCGAGGTGTCGCAGTCGGATTCGCTGCTGGTGTTCGAACGCATGCGTCAGCATTTCTCGGTGGTCGTGGCCGACGCGGGCGGCTTCACCAATGCCGAGTTCGTGTCGGGCCTGGCGCGCAACTCGCAACTGAACTGGATCGTCACAGACCAGAGTGTGGGCGCGCTGGTGTCGCTGGCCGGGCTGCTGCAGGAGCTGGAGCATCTGCACGTGGACCGTTCCACGTTAGGCCTCATCGTGAACCGTTATGACGAGCGCTACGGCATGACAGCCAAGCAGATTTCTGAGCGCTTCAACCTGGAACTCGTGGGCACGCTGCCGGACCGCACGCTGCCGCTGATGGTGTGCACCAATCGCGGCCATCTGCTGCACGAAGAGGCCGAGCGCGACGTCTATGTGCGCGCGGTGCAGACGCTGGCCGAGCGCCTGTGCGCCGAGGAAAACGCGCCCGGCGGGCACGCAAGCTGGCTGGCCACCTGGTTGCCCGGCGTGCACCGCCGCATGGTGATCGGCTGA